One genomic window of Pseudomonadales bacterium includes the following:
- the lpdA gene encoding dihydrolipoyl dehydrogenase has translation MSDKYDVIVVGAGPAGYVAAIRAAQLGLKTACIEKWRDKKGNGVNGGTCLNVGCIPSKALLDSSYKYHETCASLGTHGISVSDVSVDVPTMIARKEQIITQLTGGIAGLFKANGVTSLFGTGKLIAGRKVEYTDHKGKETVLEAENIIIATGSSPIDIPVAKVDGDVIIDSTGALELQETPKRLGVIGAGVIGLELGSVWNRLGSKVVLLEALEDFLAMMDKQIAKDAGKIFKKQGLDIRLGCRVTGTEVKGKEVVVTYQNAAGEELQETFDKLIVCVGRRPFTEGLLSEDCGVQLDERGFIFVNDQCATNAPGVWAIGDVVRGPMLAHKGSEEGVMVAERIVGQKTQMNYDVIPNVIYTHPEIAAVGKTEEQLKQEGIAYNIGVFPFVASGRALAADETEGMVKMIADAETDRILGCHIVGPSAADLVQQVAIAMEFGSSAEDIGLTVFGHPTLSEAVHEAALAVNGHAIHIPNRKKRK, from the coding sequence ATGAGCGATAAGTACGATGTAATAGTGGTTGGAGCGGGGCCTGCCGGTTATGTGGCAGCCATCCGGGCAGCTCAACTGGGATTAAAAACTGCCTGTATCGAGAAGTGGCGCGACAAAAAAGGTAATGGCGTGAACGGTGGCACATGCCTGAATGTCGGTTGTATACCGTCAAAAGCATTGCTTGATAGCTCCTATAAATATCATGAGACCTGTGCATCGTTGGGGACACATGGTATTAGCGTTAGTGATGTGAGCGTTGATGTGCCAACAATGATTGCTCGCAAAGAACAGATTATTACGCAGTTAACCGGTGGTATTGCGGGTTTGTTTAAGGCAAACGGTGTTACATCGCTATTTGGTACCGGGAAGTTAATTGCCGGGCGAAAAGTAGAATATACCGATCACAAGGGTAAAGAGACTGTTCTCGAAGCGGAAAATATCATTATTGCGACGGGATCAAGCCCCATTGATATTCCTGTTGCAAAGGTTGATGGTGATGTGATTATCGATTCTACAGGCGCTCTTGAACTGCAGGAAACCCCGAAACGCTTGGGCGTTATCGGTGCCGGTGTGATAGGCCTTGAACTGGGTAGTGTCTGGAATCGACTGGGCTCGAAAGTGGTTCTGCTGGAAGCTCTGGAAGACTTCCTGGCTATGATGGACAAGCAAATTGCTAAAGATGCCGGAAAAATATTCAAGAAGCAGGGGCTCGATATCCGCTTGGGTTGCCGTGTCACCGGTACAGAAGTAAAAGGCAAAGAAGTTGTCGTCACTTATCAAAATGCAGCTGGCGAAGAGTTACAGGAAACCTTTGACAAACTGATTGTTTGTGTTGGACGGCGCCCGTTCACGGAAGGGCTTCTGAGTGAAGATTGCGGTGTGCAACTCGATGAGCGCGGTTTTATTTTTGTTAATGATCAGTGTGCCACAAACGCTCCTGGAGTCTGGGCCATTGGCGATGTGGTACGTGGGCCAATGCTCGCGCACAAGGGCTCGGAAGAGGGCGTTATGGTTGCCGAACGTATCGTTGGGCAAAAAACGCAAATGAACTACGATGTTATTCCCAATGTGATTTATACACACCCGGAAATTGCTGCGGTTGGTAAAACGGAAGAGCAGCTAAAACAGGAAGGTATTGCCTATAACATTGGCGTATTCCCGTTTGTTGCCAGTGGTCGCGCACTGGCTGCGGACGAGACTGAAGGTATGGTGAAAATGATTGCCGATGCCGAAACAGACCGGATTCTCGGCTGCCACATTGTAGGTCCAAGCGCAGCTGATCTGGTTCAGCAGGTTGCCATTGCGATGGAATTTGGTTCCAGTGCGGAGGATATTGGTCTGACGGTATTTGGTCATCCAACCCTGTCAGAAGCTGTCCATGAAGCGGCCCTGGCCGTTAATGGCCATGCTATCCACATACCAAACCGGAAGAAACGAAAGTAA
- the sdhD gene encoding succinate dehydrogenase, hydrophobic membrane anchor protein has product MGLTTSVTSFGRSGLSDWLLQRVTAVVLAAYVIFLAGYLLINSDLQYEQWVALHSHFCMKVFNVMAVLSVAVHAWIGLWAVLTDYVTVRLMGPKATPIRIVLQLAMIAVIFVYVLWAIDILWGI; this is encoded by the coding sequence ATGGGTTTAACAACAAGTGTGACCAGCTTTGGTCGCAGTGGTCTGTCTGACTGGCTATTACAGCGTGTTACAGCTGTGGTGCTGGCTGCCTATGTAATCTTCTTGGCAGGCTATCTGTTGATTAATTCAGATCTCCAGTATGAACAATGGGTGGCGCTGCATAGCCATTTTTGCATGAAAGTATTTAATGTGATGGCCGTATTGTCTGTCGCTGTGCATGCTTGGATTGGGCTTTGGGCCGTTCTGACCGATTATGTCACAGTCCGCTTGATGGGGCCTAAAGCAACGCCTATCCGCATCGTACTTCAGCTGGCCATGATTGCTGTTATTTTTGTTTACGTCCTGTGGGCCATTGATATTTTGTGGGGAATTTGA
- the sdhC gene encoding succinate dehydrogenase, cytochrome b556 subunit: MDKQRPVNLDIGTIKLPITSYVSILHRISGVILFAVVGLLLWLLETSLSSEEGFASIKEHLDNPLCQILIWGSLAALVYHLVAGIRHLIMDLGVGETLEGGRLGAKLVLIVAIILIVLTGVWLWV; the protein is encoded by the coding sequence GTGGATAAGCAAAGACCTGTAAATCTCGATATTGGGACAATAAAACTCCCGATCACTTCTTACGTTTCCATCTTACATCGAATCTCCGGCGTGATTCTGTTTGCCGTTGTCGGTTTGCTGCTCTGGTTGCTGGAGACGAGTCTCTCCTCCGAGGAAGGTTTTGCCTCGATCAAGGAACACCTCGACAACCCGCTGTGCCAGATTCTCATCTGGGGCTCTCTGGCTGCCCTTGTGTACCATCTGGTTGCAGGTATACGCCACCTGATTATGGATCTAGGTGTTGGCGAAACCCTGGAAGGTGGTCGTCTTGGTGCCAAGCTGGTTTTGATTGTGGCAATTATCCTTATTGTTTTGACAGGAGTATGGTTATGGGTTTAA
- a CDS encoding 2-oxoglutarate dehydrogenase E1 component, with translation MPENLMQQFLRTSHLSGANAAYIEDLYDTYLHDANQVPEEWRSYFDSLPQTLGNGPDTSHATIREHFELLGRNRARPTPAPGSGGINIEHERKQVKVLQLIAAYRARGHQKAKLDPLGLMEREHVPSLELDFNGLTPADLETTFQTGSLFIGKQEATLREIVDAMESTYCGSLGIEYSQVTSLPEKQWLQQRFESVRSLPEYGAEKKIDVLKRLTAAEGLERHLDSKYPGTKRFGLEGGESLIPMLDGLIRRAAEFGAKEIVMGMAHRGRLNVLVNVLGKNPAELFSEFEGKKLVHTSGDVKYHQGFSSNLETPNGEVHLALAFNPSHLEIANPVVEGSCRARQDRRNDTQGNRVVPILVHGDAAFAGQGVVMETFQMSQTRAYKTGGTIHIVINNQVGFTTHRRDDARSTEYCTDAAKIIQAPVFHVNGDDPDAVMLATLVAIDYRNEFKKDVVIDLVCYRRRGHNETDEPSSTQPQMYQIIRKHKTTRAIYAEQLVREQIISEEVADQYQVEYRAALDEGEDVTHNLVREPQELLHVDWSPYIGHDWETPADTSFDLQKLKELAQRICHIPEGVIAQRQVQKIYDDRRKMAGGALPLNWGMGELLAYATLLDQGYMVRMTGQDVGRGTFSHRHAVIHNQKNGEAYTPLKNVSENQPRFDLYDSLLSEEAVLAFEYGYATTTPDSLIIWEAQFGDFANGAQVVIDQFITSGEHKWGRLCGLTMLLPHGYEGQGPEHSSARLERYLQMCAEHNIQVCIPTLPAQIFHLLRRQAIRPMRRPLIIMSPKWLLRHKLATSSLDDLAAGEFLPVIGDTQVDPDKAKRLILCSGKVYYHLYEEHAAREIDDIAIVRIEQLYPFPEEHLADKIKVFPNIESVVWCQEEPKNQGAWFSTQHHLRRVINEKNPKLYLEYVGREASAAAAAGYMSTHLEEQKEFVNEALTHPVI, from the coding sequence ATGCCCGAAAATCTTATGCAGCAGTTCCTGCGCACCTCCCACTTGTCGGGAGCGAATGCTGCCTATATAGAAGATCTGTACGACACTTACCTGCATGATGCCAACCAGGTGCCCGAAGAATGGCGAAGCTATTTTGACAGTCTTCCTCAGACACTTGGCAATGGCCCGGACACATCCCACGCTACCATCCGTGAACACTTCGAATTACTTGGCAGGAATCGCGCCAGACCAACACCTGCACCGGGATCCGGTGGCATTAACATAGAACACGAACGCAAGCAGGTTAAGGTTCTTCAGCTGATTGCGGCTTACCGTGCCCGTGGTCACCAAAAGGCAAAACTTGATCCTCTCGGCCTGATGGAGCGGGAGCATGTGCCGAGTCTCGAACTGGATTTCAATGGCCTGACACCTGCAGATTTGGAAACCACATTTCAGACAGGCTCCTTATTCATTGGCAAGCAGGAAGCAACCCTGAGGGAAATTGTTGATGCCATGGAGTCAACCTATTGTGGCAGCCTCGGTATTGAATACAGTCAAGTAACCAGTCTGCCCGAAAAGCAATGGTTGCAGCAGCGTTTTGAAAGTGTGCGTTCCTTGCCCGAGTACGGCGCTGAAAAGAAAATTGACGTGCTTAAAAGGCTGACCGCCGCTGAGGGACTTGAGCGCCATCTGGACTCCAAGTATCCGGGCACCAAACGTTTTGGCCTGGAAGGTGGTGAGAGTCTGATTCCAATGCTGGACGGCTTGATTCGCAGAGCGGCCGAATTTGGCGCCAAAGAAATTGTAATGGGTATGGCCCATCGGGGTCGGTTGAACGTGCTGGTTAACGTGCTGGGGAAAAACCCCGCTGAACTTTTTTCGGAATTTGAAGGCAAGAAGTTGGTACACACCTCGGGTGACGTAAAATATCACCAGGGGTTCTCTTCAAACCTGGAAACCCCGAATGGTGAGGTCCACCTGGCGCTCGCATTTAACCCGTCCCACCTGGAGATAGCGAATCCGGTCGTTGAGGGCTCCTGTCGTGCAAGGCAGGACCGCCGTAATGATACCCAGGGCAACAGAGTTGTACCTATTCTGGTTCATGGTGATGCCGCCTTTGCAGGGCAGGGTGTCGTTATGGAGACATTCCAGATGTCTCAAACGCGGGCCTATAAAACCGGCGGCACCATTCACATTGTGATTAACAATCAGGTGGGTTTCACCACTCATCGCCGTGATGATGCCCGATCAACTGAATACTGTACCGATGCCGCCAAAATTATTCAGGCGCCGGTATTTCACGTCAATGGTGATGACCCTGATGCTGTGATGCTCGCAACATTGGTTGCCATTGATTACCGCAACGAGTTTAAAAAGGATGTGGTCATCGATCTGGTGTGTTATCGCCGCCGCGGTCACAACGAAACTGATGAGCCTTCATCTACACAGCCGCAGATGTATCAAATTATCCGCAAGCACAAAACCACTCGTGCGATCTATGCAGAGCAGCTGGTGAGAGAACAGATTATTTCGGAAGAAGTCGCCGACCAGTATCAGGTCGAATACCGTGCTGCTTTGGATGAAGGGGAAGACGTTACCCACAATCTGGTTCGCGAGCCGCAGGAACTTTTGCATGTCGATTGGTCGCCCTATATCGGACATGACTGGGAAACACCAGCTGACACCAGCTTTGACCTGCAAAAGTTAAAGGAGCTGGCACAAAGGATTTGCCACATCCCCGAAGGCGTGATTGCCCAGCGGCAAGTCCAAAAGATTTATGACGATCGCAGAAAAATGGCGGGCGGTGCCTTGCCGTTAAATTGGGGGATGGGTGAATTGCTCGCCTATGCAACGTTGTTGGATCAAGGGTATATGGTGCGCATGACCGGGCAGGATGTCGGGCGCGGCACATTCTCCCACCGGCATGCCGTGATTCACAATCAGAAAAATGGTGAGGCTTACACTCCTCTCAAGAACGTGTCAGAGAACCAACCTCGGTTTGACCTCTATGATTCACTTCTGAGTGAAGAGGCGGTGTTGGCCTTTGAATATGGTTATGCAACAACAACGCCTGATAGTCTGATTATCTGGGAGGCCCAGTTTGGTGACTTTGCCAATGGTGCCCAGGTGGTTATCGATCAGTTTATTACCAGTGGTGAGCACAAATGGGGACGGTTGTGCGGCCTTACCATGTTGTTGCCGCATGGATACGAAGGACAGGGACCAGAGCACTCATCAGCGCGACTTGAACGCTATTTACAAATGTGTGCAGAACATAATATCCAGGTCTGTATCCCCACATTGCCAGCCCAGATCTTTCATTTGTTACGTCGGCAGGCCATCCGTCCGATGCGTCGCCCGCTGATTATCATGAGTCCAAAATGGTTGTTGCGTCACAAGCTGGCCACTTCATCTCTGGATGATCTGGCAGCAGGGGAGTTTTTGCCGGTAATAGGTGATACACAGGTTGATCCGGATAAGGCGAAAAGATTGATTCTTTGCTCGGGCAAAGTGTACTACCACCTTTATGAGGAGCATGCTGCCCGTGAGATTGATGATATTGCCATTGTTCGAATTGAGCAGCTGTATCCATTTCCCGAAGAACACCTGGCAGACAAGATAAAGGTGTTTCCAAATATTGAAAGTGTTGTTTGGTGCCAGGAAGAGCCTAAAAATCAGGGCGCATGGTTCAGTACCCAACACCACTTGAGAAGGGTAATCAATGAGAAGAACCCGAAACTGTATCTTGAATACGTTGGTCGGGAAGCGTCTGCAGCTGCGGCAGCGGGGTATATGTCTACCCACCTTGAAGAGCAGAAAGAATTTGTAAACGAAGCATTAACTCATCCAGTTATATAA
- the odhB gene encoding 2-oxoglutarate dehydrogenase complex dihydrolipoyllysine-residue succinyltransferase: MSIEIKAPTFPESVQEGTIATWHKQPGDTVSRDDLLVDIETDKVVLEVVAPANGTLVEVLKAEGDEVLSNEVIARVEAGEDATVADSVPTEPTATDASAAEAIASPAARKLADEKGINLADVKGSGKDGRITKEDIANYSPAELSAAPAAAPAAVASEPAQVSAQSSPVFSATTTAGERVEKRVPMTRMRMRIAERLQEVTQNTAMLTTFNEVDMHRVINLRSQFKAEFEKSHNGTRLGFMGFFVRAATEALKRFPAVNASIDGSDVVYHGYQDVGVAVSTEKGLVVPVLRDADQMSIAQVESTIAEYGARARDGKLSIEEMTGGTFTITNGGVFGSLLSTPILNPPQTAILGMHKIQERPVAENGQVVIRPMMYLALSYDHRLIDGKEAVQFLVAIKDMIENPAKILLEI, translated from the coding sequence ATGAGCATTGAAATCAAGGCCCCCACTTTTCCTGAATCGGTTCAGGAGGGAACAATTGCAACCTGGCACAAACAGCCTGGTGATACTGTTTCCCGTGATGACCTTCTGGTCGATATTGAGACGGACAAAGTGGTGCTTGAAGTTGTCGCTCCTGCTAATGGTACTCTGGTAGAAGTGCTTAAAGCCGAAGGGGACGAAGTACTCAGCAATGAAGTCATTGCCCGCGTAGAGGCCGGAGAAGACGCAACGGTTGCCGATTCAGTGCCCACTGAACCGACCGCAACAGATGCATCAGCAGCAGAAGCGATAGCAAGCCCGGCCGCGCGAAAACTTGCGGATGAAAAAGGTATCAATCTGGCGGATGTAAAGGGTAGTGGAAAGGATGGTCGCATCACTAAAGAAGACATTGCTAATTACAGCCCTGCGGAGTTGTCGGCCGCGCCAGCGGCTGCCCCTGCTGCGGTAGCATCAGAGCCTGCTCAGGTGAGTGCTCAATCAAGCCCAGTTTTTTCTGCCACCACCACTGCTGGTGAACGCGTTGAGAAGCGAGTGCCAATGACGCGCATGCGCATGCGAATTGCCGAGCGTCTGCAAGAGGTGACGCAGAATACTGCCATGTTGACCACTTTTAACGAAGTGGATATGCACCGTGTGATTAATTTGCGTAGCCAGTTCAAGGCAGAATTTGAAAAAAGCCATAACGGAACCCGTCTGGGATTTATGGGCTTTTTTGTTCGTGCCGCAACAGAAGCTTTAAAACGGTTTCCCGCAGTAAATGCCTCTATTGATGGCTCGGATGTTGTATATCACGGTTATCAGGATGTGGGAGTTGCTGTATCAACTGAAAAGGGGCTGGTTGTTCCAGTACTTCGCGATGCAGACCAGATGAGTATTGCTCAGGTAGAAAGCACTATTGCCGAGTACGGCGCACGGGCTCGTGATGGCAAATTATCCATTGAAGAAATGACGGGGGGTACGTTCACGATAACCAATGGTGGCGTCTTTGGTTCTTTGCTGTCTACTCCTATTCTCAACCCCCCTCAAACCGCAATTCTGGGTATGCACAAAATTCAGGAGCGCCCGGTTGCCGAAAATGGACAGGTGGTTATCCGTCCTATGATGTATCTTGCTCTTTCTTATGATCACCGCTTGATTGATGGCAAGGAAGCAGTGCAGTTTCTAGTAGCCATCAAGGATATGATTGAGAATCCGGCTAAGATTTTACTCGAGATATAG
- a CDS encoding succinate dehydrogenase flavoprotein subunit yields the protein MSTIRTISFDGVIVGGGGAGMRAALQMAQSGYKTAVITKVFPTRSHTVSAQGGITCAIASDDPNDDWRWHMYDTVKGSDYIGDQDAIEYMCSVGPEAVFELDHMGLPFSRTEEGRIYQRPFGGQSKNFGEGGQAARTCAAADRTGHALLHTLYQNNIKNNTVFLNEWFAVDLVKNADNAVVGVIAISIETGETVYVKSKATVFATGGAGRIYASTTNAHINTGDGVGMALRAGFPVQDIEMWQFHPTGIAGAGVLVTEGCRGEGGYLVNKDGERFMERYAPNAKDLASRDVVARSMTLEILEGRGCGENGDHVFLKLDHLGEEVLESRLPGICELSRTFAHADPVKEPVPVVPTCHYMMGGIPTNVNGQALTIDENGKEKVIEGLYACGEVACVSVHGANRLGGNSLLDLVVFGRASGLFIEKSLREGIELTEATESDIDAAMANLNRINNSNDGESASELRTELQNIMQNHFGVFRKGDFMQEGIKKLAALRPRIENVRLDDKSNAYNTARIEALELQNLLEVAEATAITAEERKESRGAHARDDFQERDDENWLCHSMYFPADKRVGKRDVNFSPKTMEAFAPKARTY from the coding sequence ATGAGCACAATTAGAACGATTTCTTTTGATGGTGTTATCGTTGGCGGTGGTGGCGCAGGTATGCGTGCGGCCCTGCAGATGGCGCAGTCCGGTTATAAAACGGCCGTAATCACCAAGGTTTTTCCAACCCGCTCCCATACCGTATCAGCCCAGGGCGGTATTACTTGTGCTATCGCAAGCGATGATCCAAACGATGATTGGCGCTGGCATATGTATGACACTGTTAAGGGGTCAGATTATATTGGTGATCAGGACGCTATTGAATATATGTGTTCTGTCGGTCCGGAAGCGGTGTTCGAACTGGACCATATGGGACTGCCTTTTTCCCGTACTGAAGAGGGGCGCATCTATCAACGTCCATTTGGTGGACAATCAAAGAATTTTGGAGAGGGCGGCCAGGCGGCCCGCACCTGTGCTGCTGCTGACCGTACCGGTCATGCATTGCTGCACACCCTGTATCAGAACAATATCAAGAACAATACCGTATTTTTGAATGAGTGGTTTGCGGTTGATCTGGTAAAAAATGCCGATAATGCTGTAGTCGGTGTTATTGCGATCAGTATTGAAACGGGCGAAACCGTTTATGTGAAATCAAAAGCCACCGTGTTCGCTACAGGTGGTGCCGGCCGTATTTATGCATCCACCACTAACGCCCACATCAATACCGGTGACGGTGTCGGTATGGCGTTGCGTGCGGGGTTTCCTGTTCAGGATATTGAAATGTGGCAATTCCACCCAACCGGCATTGCCGGTGCCGGTGTTCTGGTAACCGAAGGCTGTCGTGGTGAAGGTGGTTATCTGGTGAACAAGGATGGCGAACGGTTTATGGAGCGTTACGCGCCGAACGCAAAAGATCTGGCAAGCCGCGATGTGGTAGCACGATCAATGACGCTGGAAATTCTGGAAGGCCGTGGCTGTGGTGAAAATGGTGATCATGTGTTCCTGAAGCTGGATCATCTGGGCGAGGAGGTACTGGAAAGCCGCTTGCCCGGCATCTGCGAACTGTCCCGCACCTTCGCTCATGCCGATCCAGTCAAAGAGCCTGTTCCGGTTGTGCCAACCTGTCACTACATGATGGGTGGCATTCCTACCAATGTTAATGGGCAGGCGTTGACTATCGACGAGAACGGTAAAGAAAAAGTCATTGAAGGTCTTTACGCCTGTGGCGAAGTGGCCTGTGTCTCTGTTCATGGTGCTAACCGTTTGGGTGGTAACTCATTGCTGGACCTGGTGGTGTTTGGCCGGGCATCGGGGCTGTTTATCGAGAAATCACTTCGTGAAGGTATTGAGTTGACCGAGGCCACTGAGTCGGATATCGATGCGGCAATGGCCAACCTTAACCGTATCAATAACAGCAATGATGGCGAGAGCGCATCGGAGCTGCGGACCGAACTGCAAAACATCATGCAAAATCACTTTGGTGTCTTTCGCAAAGGTGACTTCATGCAGGAAGGCATTAAGAAACTGGCTGCGCTGCGTCCTCGTATTGAAAACGTACGTCTTGACGACAAAAGTAATGCTTACAACACTGCACGTATCGAAGCGCTGGAGTTGCAGAACCTGCTGGAAGTGGCAGAAGCTACAGCGATTACCGCGGAAGAGCGCAAGGAAAGTCGTGGGGCCCATGCTCGCGATGACTTCCAAGAGCGGGATGATGAAAACTGGCTGTGTCACTCCATGTACTTCCCGGCAGACAAGCGGGTGGGCAAACGCGATGTGAACTTTTCTCCCAAGACCATGGAAGCCTTCGCACCGAAGGCTCGTACTTACTAA
- a CDS encoding citrate synthase, whose product MTEKTAHLSINENTSIDLPVYSGTIGQDVIDISKLGTIDHFTFDPGFTSTASCESAITFIDGDKGILLHRGYPIDQLAEKSDYLETTWLLFTGELPTDAEKAAYVENITKHTMVNESMRNFFKGFSNTAHPMAMMCGAVGAMGAFYHDSMDITNPKHRIISAHRLIAKLPTLAAMCHKHHIGQPFMYPRNDMSYSENFLHMMFGTPCDQPHVSPVLADAMDKIFLLHADHEQNASTSTVRLAGSSGANPFACIAAGIATLWGPAHGGANEAVLTMLEKIGDVSNIDKFVAKAKDKNDPFRLMGFGHRVYKNFDPRAKVMKETCDQVLSELGINDPLLAVAKRLEEIALEDEYFIEKKLYPNVDFYSGIIMKAIGIPTDMFTVIFATGRVSGWIAHWNEMISQPYKIGRPRQLYTGPAKRDYPA is encoded by the coding sequence ATGACCGAAAAAACCGCCCATCTATCTATTAATGAAAACACGTCCATTGACCTGCCTGTTTATTCCGGCACCATCGGTCAGGACGTTATTGATATCAGCAAACTGGGTACTATTGATCACTTTACATTCGACCCCGGCTTCACCTCTACAGCTTCCTGCGAATCAGCTATCACCTTTATTGATGGTGACAAGGGGATACTTTTGCACCGTGGTTATCCCATTGATCAGCTGGCCGAGAAGTCGGATTACCTGGAAACCACCTGGTTGCTGTTTACTGGCGAGCTGCCAACCGACGCAGAAAAAGCGGCTTATGTTGAAAATATTACCAAGCACACCATGGTCAACGAGAGCATGCGGAATTTCTTCAAAGGCTTTTCCAATACGGCGCACCCGATGGCCATGATGTGTGGAGCAGTAGGTGCTATGGGTGCTTTCTACCACGACTCGATGGATATCACCAATCCCAAGCACCGGATTATCTCGGCTCACCGTTTGATCGCAAAATTACCAACACTGGCTGCCATGTGTCATAAACACCATATTGGCCAGCCCTTCATGTATCCGCGCAACGACATGTCCTATTCAGAAAACTTCCTGCACATGATGTTTGGCACACCTTGCGATCAACCACATGTGAGCCCTGTTCTGGCAGATGCCATGGATAAAATCTTCCTGTTGCACGCAGATCACGAACAAAATGCATCGACGTCTACTGTTCGTTTGGCTGGTTCTTCCGGTGCCAACCCTTTTGCCTGTATTGCTGCGGGGATTGCCACCTTGTGGGGACCTGCGCACGGTGGTGCTAACGAAGCGGTACTCACCATGCTGGAAAAAATTGGTGATGTTTCCAATATTGACAAGTTTGTTGCCAAGGCAAAGGACAAGAACGACCCATTCCGGTTAATGGGTTTCGGTCACAGGGTTTACAAGAATTTTGATCCGCGTGCCAAAGTCATGAAAGAAACCTGTGATCAGGTTCTCAGTGAGCTGGGTATTAATGACCCGTTGCTGGCCGTTGCCAAGCGGCTCGAAGAAATTGCTCTGGAAGATGAGTACTTTATTGAGAAAAAACTGTACCCCAATGTCGATTTCTATTCCGGCATCATTATGAAAGCCATCGGTATTCCTACCGATATGTTTACGGTTATTTTTGCCACGGGTCGTGTTTCCGGCTGGATCGCTCACTGGAACGAAATGATCAGCCAGCCTTACAAAATTGGCCGTCCCCGCCAGCTTTATACCGGCCCGGCAAAAAGAGATTATCCGGCCTGA
- a CDS encoding succinate dehydrogenase iron-sulfur subunit, whose product MMLKVSIYRYNPETDEAPYMQDYQVDTGGKDLMVLDVLELLKAQDSSLAFRRSCREGVCGSDGVNISGKNGLACITPLSECVKNNTLVLRPLPGLPVIRDLVIDMSQFYAQYEKIQPYLVNNTPAPAIERLQSPEEREKLDGLYECILCACCSTSCPSFWWNPDKFIGPAGLLQAYRFLVDSRDTDTENRLANLDDPFSVFRCHGIQNCVSVCPKGLNPTKAIGHIRNMLLRSAT is encoded by the coding sequence ATCATGTTGAAAGTGAGTATTTATCGTTACAACCCGGAAACCGATGAAGCGCCTTACATGCAGGACTATCAGGTTGATACCGGTGGTAAGGATTTGATGGTTCTGGATGTACTTGAGCTGCTCAAGGCCCAGGACTCAAGTCTGGCTTTCCGTCGCTCATGCCGTGAAGGTGTTTGTGGTTCTGATGGTGTGAATATTTCCGGTAAAAATGGTTTGGCCTGTATTACACCACTCTCCGAGTGTGTGAAAAACAATACACTGGTATTGCGACCGCTGCCTGGCTTGCCAGTTATTCGCGATCTGGTCATTGATATGAGCCAGTTCTACGCCCAGTATGAGAAAATTCAGCCCTATCTGGTGAACAATACACCGGCCCCCGCCATTGAGCGGCTGCAATCGCCGGAAGAGCGTGAAAAACTGGATGGCTTGTATGAATGTATCCTCTGCGCCTGCTGTTCCACCTCGTGCCCATCATTTTGGTGGAACCCGGACAAGTTCATCGGTCCGGCAGGATTGCTTCAGGCCTATCGTTTTCTTGTGGACAGCCGCGATACGGACACTGAAAATCGCCTAGCGAATCTGGACGATCCTTTCAGTGTATTCCGCTGTCATGGTATTCAGAACTGTGTTTCAGTCTGTCCGAAGGGATTGAACCCTACCAAAGCCATTGGACATATCCGTAATATGCTGTTAAGAAGTGCGACTTGA